In one window of Denticeps clupeoides chromosome 2, fDenClu1.1, whole genome shotgun sequence DNA:
- the LOC114776074 gene encoding phosphatidate phosphatase LPIN2-like isoform X6, producing the protein MNYVGQLAGQVLVTVKELYKGINQATLSGCIDVVVVQQPDGSFQCSPFHIRFGKLGVLRSREKVIDIEVNGETVDLHMKLGDNGEAFFVQETEHENEIIPTHLMTSPIPTDDQMFWGQDSHVVGSECGTSEDGGSSGGVKKRRKRRKKANTHSDGSQEKHQSSEDDTYTNTSSPPLFAMKDEHRILVSQDSYPLSDGDWTPSDCRPWSEPASPQSDSELMIKSPESAHRAEPHMQWTWGELPESTWGGRRERSESLKTVTITPSESTHFRVILNSNTMATASTLHQSTVDSACPIVKPEPQTLKPNGASGLKLPNFTSKLHLGSRSDEGVPPVTSSRYGLSVPPAAARLLGNMSEGHPELTPKSSSKPDPAVKKRVVRKRSQHQGPEDIYLDDITALEPDVVARYFPKSEWDSALQHWVEVGRHSGSQSPQSVGSGAADSGTECLSDSACDLPHVSLSLCGGLSGNAQINEEKFMEHIVTYLDFAENPAIVDNPNLVVKIGQRYYNWTLAAPLVLSLQVFQKSLPKSAEEEWMKQKMPKKSGSWWFWRKSFKQSEVKPEVSSLLNRSPSLTERVLAPQQQAADSSSDEEKELSSPALTERVKTEVTQTYKKSLRLSSDQIASLKLREGPNDVTFSITTQYQGTCRCEGTIYLWKWNDQVIISDIDGTITKSDVFGQILPQLGKDWTHKGIAKLYHTIHQNGYKFLYCSARAIGMAGMTRGYLHWVNDRGTILPRGPLMLSPSSLFSAFHRFREVIEKKPEKFKIECLTDIRNLFPPDALPFYSAFGNRASSTLKES; encoded by the exons ATGAACTACGTGGGTCAGCTGGCTGGCCAGGTTCTGGTCACTGTTAAAGAGCTGTACAAGGGCATCAACCAGGCCACCCTGTCCGGCTGCATAGATGTGGTCGTGGTCCAGCAGCCTGACGGGTCCTTCCAGTGCTCGCCATTCCACATCCGCTTCGGAAAACTGGGAGTGCTGCGGTCGCGGGAGAAAGTG ATTGACATTGAAGTGAACGGGGAGACTGTGGATCTGCACATGAAGCTGGGAGATAATGGAGAAGCTTTCTTTGTACAGGAgactgaacatgaaaat gagATCATCCCCACCCATCTGATGACCTCACCAATCCCGACAGACGACCAGATGTTCTGGGGACAGGACTCTCATGTCGTTGGATCAGAGTGCGGGACGTCAGAAGACGGGGGAAGCAGCGGAGgagtgaagaagaggaggaagaggaggaaaaaggcaaacacacacagcgatGGGAGTCAGGAGAAGCATCAGAGCTCAGAAGatgacacatacacaaacaccagCAG TCCACCATTGTTCGCCATGAAGGACGAACACCGGATTCTTGTCTCTCAGGACAGCTACCCTCTGTCAGATGGGGACTGGACACCTTCAGACTG CAGACCTTGGTCTGAACCTGCCTCTCCTCAAAGCGACTCAGAGTTGATGATCAAGTCTCCAGAGAGCGCCCACAGGGCCGAGCCTCACATGCAGTGGACGTGGGGCGAGCTGCCAGAATCCACATGG GGTGGACGTAGGGAGCGGTCGGAGTCCTTGAAGACCGTGACTATCACCCCATCAGAGAGCACACACTTCCGGGTCATCCTGAACTCAAACACCATGGCAACGGCCTCAACACTGCACCAGAGTACAGTGGATTCCGCCTGCCCCATCGTCAAACCAGAACCACAGACACTTAAACCCAATGGTGCATCTGGCCTAAAGTTGCCAAATTTCACCTCTAAACTGCACCTGGGTTCAAGATCGGATGAAGGTGTCCCGCCTGTGACCTCGTCCCGGTACGGCTTGTCGGTGCCTCCAGCTGCGGCACGTCTGCTGGGGAACATGAGTGAAGGTCATCCTGAGCTGACCCCCAAATCCAGCTCAAAACCAGACCCAGCCGTCAAAAAGAGAG tggtgaggaagaggagtcaGCACCAGGGGCCTGAGGACATCTACCTCGATGACATCACTGCTCTCGAGCCCGACGTGGTCGCCCGCTACTTTCCCAAAAG TGAGTGGGACTCCGCCCTGCAGCACTGGGTGGAGGTGGGCCGGCACTCGGGGTCTCAGTCGCCACAGTCGGTGGGCAGTGGCGCCGCAGACAGTGGGACGGAGTGTCTGTCAGACTCGGCCTGCGACCTGCCACACGTCTCGCTGTCTCTGTGTGGAGGCCTGAGTGGCAACGCCCAGATTAACGAAG AGAAGTTCATGGAACACATCGTCACCTACCTGGACTTCGCTGAAAACCCAGCAATTGTTGACAACCCCAACTTAGTGGTGAAAATTGGCCAGAG GTATTACAACTGGACATTAGCAGCGCCTCTGGTGCTCAGTTTGCAGGTTTTCCAGAAGAGTTTACCCAAG TCTGCAGAGGAGGAGTGGATGAAGCAGAAGATGCCAAAGAAGTCCGGTAGCTGGTGGTTTTGGAGGAAGAGCTTCAAGCAG TCAGAGGTCAAACCGGAGGTGTCCAGTTTGCTGAACAGAAGCCCCTCCCTGACCGAAAGGGTCTTAGCTCCGCA GCAGCAGGCTGCAGACTCCTCCAGCGATGAAGAGAAAGAGCTCAGCTCTCCGGCTCTTACTGAGCGTGTGAAGACTGAAGTCACACAAACCTACAAGAAATCCCTCCGACTCTCCTCGGACCAGATT GCCAGCCTGAAGCTGAGGGAGGGGCCAAATGACGTCACGTTCAGCATCACCACACAGTACCAAGGCACTTGTCGCTGCGAAGGCACTATTTACTTGTGGAAGTGGAACGATCAAGTTATCATTTCTGACATTGACGGAACCATCACCAA GTCGGATGTTTTTGGCCAGATTCTCCCTCAGCTGGGTAAAGACTGGACTCACAAAGGCATCGCAAAGCTCTACCACACCATACACCA GAACGGCTACAAGTTCCTGTACTGCTCGGCACGGGCCATCGGCATGGCCGGAATGACCAGGGGATACCTGCACTGGGTGAACGACAGAGGGACTATCCTGCCCCGAGGGCCGCTGATGCTGTCTCCCAGCAGCCTCTTCTCAGCTTTCCACAGGTTCAG GGAGGTGATCGAGAAAAAGCCGGAGAAGTTCAAGATCGAGTGTCTCACCGACATCAGGAACCTTTTCCCGCCCGACGCTCTGCCTTTCTACTCAGCCTTCGGAAACAGAGCCAGT TCAACACTAAAGGAGAGCTGA
- the LOC114776074 gene encoding phosphatidate phosphatase LPIN2-like isoform X5, whose product MKLGDNGEAFFVQETEHENEIIPTHLMTSPIPTDDQMFWGQDSHVVGSECGTSEDGGSSGGVKKRRKRRKKANTHSDGSQEKHQSSEDDTYTNTSSPPLFAMKDEHRILVSQDSYPLSDGDWTPSDCRPWSEPASPQSDSELMIKSPESAHRAEPHMQWTWGELPESTWGGRRERSESLKTVTITPSESTHFRVILNSNTMATASTLHQSTVDSACPIVKPEPQTLKPNGASGLKLPNFTSKLHLGSRSDEGVPPVTSSRYGLSVPPAAARLLGNMSEGHPELTPKSSSKPDPAVKKRVVRKRSQHQGPEDIYLDDITALEPDVVARYFPKSEWDSALQHWVEVGRHSGSQSPQSVGSGAADSGTECLSDSACDLPHVSLSLCGGLSGNAQINEEKFMEHIVTYLDFAENPAIVDNPNLVVKIGQRYYNWTLAAPLVLSLQVFQKSLPKSAEEEWMKQKMPKKSGSWWFWRKSFKQSEVKPEVSSLLNRSPSLTERVLAPQQQAADSSSDEEKELSSPALTERVKTEVTQTYKKSLRLSSDQIASLKLREGPNDVTFSITTQYQGTCRCEGTIYLWKWNDQVIISDIDGTITKSDVFGQILPQLGKDWTHKGIAKLYHTIHQNGYKFLYCSARAIGMAGMTRGYLHWVNDRGTILPRGPLMLSPSSLFSAFHRFREVIEKKPEKFKIECLTDIRNLFPPDALPFYSAFGNRASVSFTHGDTHAHREDDSFCVTHVLRVNFTFPQDVSAYKHIQVPLCRIFTVNTKGELIQERSKGNKTSYSRLNELVEHVFPLLSKEHSAAFCYPEFSSFCFWREPVAAVSLEGLL is encoded by the exons ATGAAGCTGGGAGATAATGGAGAAGCTTTCTTTGTACAGGAgactgaacatgaaaat gagATCATCCCCACCCATCTGATGACCTCACCAATCCCGACAGACGACCAGATGTTCTGGGGACAGGACTCTCATGTCGTTGGATCAGAGTGCGGGACGTCAGAAGACGGGGGAAGCAGCGGAGgagtgaagaagaggaggaagaggaggaaaaaggcaaacacacacagcgatGGGAGTCAGGAGAAGCATCAGAGCTCAGAAGatgacacatacacaaacaccagCAG TCCACCATTGTTCGCCATGAAGGACGAACACCGGATTCTTGTCTCTCAGGACAGCTACCCTCTGTCAGATGGGGACTGGACACCTTCAGACTG CAGACCTTGGTCTGAACCTGCCTCTCCTCAAAGCGACTCAGAGTTGATGATCAAGTCTCCAGAGAGCGCCCACAGGGCCGAGCCTCACATGCAGTGGACGTGGGGCGAGCTGCCAGAATCCACATGG GGTGGACGTAGGGAGCGGTCGGAGTCCTTGAAGACCGTGACTATCACCCCATCAGAGAGCACACACTTCCGGGTCATCCTGAACTCAAACACCATGGCAACGGCCTCAACACTGCACCAGAGTACAGTGGATTCCGCCTGCCCCATCGTCAAACCAGAACCACAGACACTTAAACCCAATGGTGCATCTGGCCTAAAGTTGCCAAATTTCACCTCTAAACTGCACCTGGGTTCAAGATCGGATGAAGGTGTCCCGCCTGTGACCTCGTCCCGGTACGGCTTGTCGGTGCCTCCAGCTGCGGCACGTCTGCTGGGGAACATGAGTGAAGGTCATCCTGAGCTGACCCCCAAATCCAGCTCAAAACCAGACCCAGCCGTCAAAAAGAGAG tggtgaggaagaggagtcaGCACCAGGGGCCTGAGGACATCTACCTCGATGACATCACTGCTCTCGAGCCCGACGTGGTCGCCCGCTACTTTCCCAAAAG TGAGTGGGACTCCGCCCTGCAGCACTGGGTGGAGGTGGGCCGGCACTCGGGGTCTCAGTCGCCACAGTCGGTGGGCAGTGGCGCCGCAGACAGTGGGACGGAGTGTCTGTCAGACTCGGCCTGCGACCTGCCACACGTCTCGCTGTCTCTGTGTGGAGGCCTGAGTGGCAACGCCCAGATTAACGAAG AGAAGTTCATGGAACACATCGTCACCTACCTGGACTTCGCTGAAAACCCAGCAATTGTTGACAACCCCAACTTAGTGGTGAAAATTGGCCAGAG GTATTACAACTGGACATTAGCAGCGCCTCTGGTGCTCAGTTTGCAGGTTTTCCAGAAGAGTTTACCCAAG TCTGCAGAGGAGGAGTGGATGAAGCAGAAGATGCCAAAGAAGTCCGGTAGCTGGTGGTTTTGGAGGAAGAGCTTCAAGCAG TCAGAGGTCAAACCGGAGGTGTCCAGTTTGCTGAACAGAAGCCCCTCCCTGACCGAAAGGGTCTTAGCTCCGCA GCAGCAGGCTGCAGACTCCTCCAGCGATGAAGAGAAAGAGCTCAGCTCTCCGGCTCTTACTGAGCGTGTGAAGACTGAAGTCACACAAACCTACAAGAAATCCCTCCGACTCTCCTCGGACCAGATT GCCAGCCTGAAGCTGAGGGAGGGGCCAAATGACGTCACGTTCAGCATCACCACACAGTACCAAGGCACTTGTCGCTGCGAAGGCACTATTTACTTGTGGAAGTGGAACGATCAAGTTATCATTTCTGACATTGACGGAACCATCACCAA GTCGGATGTTTTTGGCCAGATTCTCCCTCAGCTGGGTAAAGACTGGACTCACAAAGGCATCGCAAAGCTCTACCACACCATACACCA GAACGGCTACAAGTTCCTGTACTGCTCGGCACGGGCCATCGGCATGGCCGGAATGACCAGGGGATACCTGCACTGGGTGAACGACAGAGGGACTATCCTGCCCCGAGGGCCGCTGATGCTGTCTCCCAGCAGCCTCTTCTCAGCTTTCCACAGGTTCAG GGAGGTGATCGAGAAAAAGCCGGAGAAGTTCAAGATCGAGTGTCTCACCGACATCAGGAACCTTTTCCCGCCCGACGCTCTGCCTTTCTACTCAGCCTTCGGAAACAGAGCCAGTGTAAGCTTCACACATggagacacacacgcacacagagaaGACGATTCCTTTTGTGTTACACATGTTCTACGTGTGAACTTCACATTTCCTCAGGACGTGTCCGCCTACAAACACATCCAAGTGCCTCTCTGCCGCATTTTTACAGTCAACACTAAAGGAGAGCTGATCCAGGAGAGGAGTAAAGGAAACAAGACATC GTACAGCAGACTGAATGAGCTGGTGGAGCACGTCTTTCCCCTCCTGAGCAAAGAGCACAGCGCTGCCTTCTGCTACCCAGAATTCAGCTCTTTCTGCTTCTGGAGGGAGCCGGTCGCCGCCGTGTCTCTGGAAGGTCTGCTGTGA
- the LOC114776074 gene encoding phosphatidate phosphatase LPIN2-like isoform X7, whose translation MNYVGQLAGQVLVTVKELYKGINQATLSGCIDVVVVQQPDGSFQCSPFHIRFGKLGVLRSREKVIDIEVNGETVDLHMKLGDNGEAFFVQETEHENEIIPTHLMTSPIPTDDQMFWGQDSHVVGSECGTSEDGGSSGGVKKRRKRRKKANTHSDGSQEKHQSSEDDTYTNTSSPPLFAMKDEHRILVSQDSYPLSDGDWTPSDCRPWSEPASPQSDSELMIKSPESAHRAEPHMQWTWGELPESTWGGRRERSESLKTVTITPSESTHFRVILNSNTMATASTLHQSTVDSACPIVKPEPQTLKPNGASGLKLPNFTSKLHLGSRSDEGVPPVTSSRYGLSVPPAAARLLGNMSEGHPELTPKSSSKPDPAVKKRVVRKRSQHQGPEDIYLDDITALEPDVVARYFPKSEWDSALQHWVEVGRHSGSQSPQSVGSGAADSGTECLSDSACDLPHVSLSLCGGLSGNAQINEEKFMEHIVTYLDFAENPAIVDNPNLVVKIGQRYYNWTLAAPLVLSLQVFQKSLPKSAEEEWMKQKMPKKSGSWWFWRKSFKQSEVKPEVSSLLNRSPSLTERVLAPQQQAADSSSDEEKELSSPALTERVKTEVTQTYKKSLRLSSDQIASLKLREGPNDVTFSITTQYQGTCRCEGTIYLWKWNDQVIISDIDGTITKSDVFGQILPQLGKDWTHKGIAKLYHTIHQNGYKFLYCSARAIGMAGMTRGYLHWVNDRGTILPRGPLMLSPSSLFSAFHREVIEKKPEKFKIECLTDIRNLFPPDALPFYSAFGNRASSTLKES comes from the exons ATGAACTACGTGGGTCAGCTGGCTGGCCAGGTTCTGGTCACTGTTAAAGAGCTGTACAAGGGCATCAACCAGGCCACCCTGTCCGGCTGCATAGATGTGGTCGTGGTCCAGCAGCCTGACGGGTCCTTCCAGTGCTCGCCATTCCACATCCGCTTCGGAAAACTGGGAGTGCTGCGGTCGCGGGAGAAAGTG ATTGACATTGAAGTGAACGGGGAGACTGTGGATCTGCACATGAAGCTGGGAGATAATGGAGAAGCTTTCTTTGTACAGGAgactgaacatgaaaat gagATCATCCCCACCCATCTGATGACCTCACCAATCCCGACAGACGACCAGATGTTCTGGGGACAGGACTCTCATGTCGTTGGATCAGAGTGCGGGACGTCAGAAGACGGGGGAAGCAGCGGAGgagtgaagaagaggaggaagaggaggaaaaaggcaaacacacacagcgatGGGAGTCAGGAGAAGCATCAGAGCTCAGAAGatgacacatacacaaacaccagCAG TCCACCATTGTTCGCCATGAAGGACGAACACCGGATTCTTGTCTCTCAGGACAGCTACCCTCTGTCAGATGGGGACTGGACACCTTCAGACTG CAGACCTTGGTCTGAACCTGCCTCTCCTCAAAGCGACTCAGAGTTGATGATCAAGTCTCCAGAGAGCGCCCACAGGGCCGAGCCTCACATGCAGTGGACGTGGGGCGAGCTGCCAGAATCCACATGG GGTGGACGTAGGGAGCGGTCGGAGTCCTTGAAGACCGTGACTATCACCCCATCAGAGAGCACACACTTCCGGGTCATCCTGAACTCAAACACCATGGCAACGGCCTCAACACTGCACCAGAGTACAGTGGATTCCGCCTGCCCCATCGTCAAACCAGAACCACAGACACTTAAACCCAATGGTGCATCTGGCCTAAAGTTGCCAAATTTCACCTCTAAACTGCACCTGGGTTCAAGATCGGATGAAGGTGTCCCGCCTGTGACCTCGTCCCGGTACGGCTTGTCGGTGCCTCCAGCTGCGGCACGTCTGCTGGGGAACATGAGTGAAGGTCATCCTGAGCTGACCCCCAAATCCAGCTCAAAACCAGACCCAGCCGTCAAAAAGAGAG tggtgaggaagaggagtcaGCACCAGGGGCCTGAGGACATCTACCTCGATGACATCACTGCTCTCGAGCCCGACGTGGTCGCCCGCTACTTTCCCAAAAG TGAGTGGGACTCCGCCCTGCAGCACTGGGTGGAGGTGGGCCGGCACTCGGGGTCTCAGTCGCCACAGTCGGTGGGCAGTGGCGCCGCAGACAGTGGGACGGAGTGTCTGTCAGACTCGGCCTGCGACCTGCCACACGTCTCGCTGTCTCTGTGTGGAGGCCTGAGTGGCAACGCCCAGATTAACGAAG AGAAGTTCATGGAACACATCGTCACCTACCTGGACTTCGCTGAAAACCCAGCAATTGTTGACAACCCCAACTTAGTGGTGAAAATTGGCCAGAG GTATTACAACTGGACATTAGCAGCGCCTCTGGTGCTCAGTTTGCAGGTTTTCCAGAAGAGTTTACCCAAG TCTGCAGAGGAGGAGTGGATGAAGCAGAAGATGCCAAAGAAGTCCGGTAGCTGGTGGTTTTGGAGGAAGAGCTTCAAGCAG TCAGAGGTCAAACCGGAGGTGTCCAGTTTGCTGAACAGAAGCCCCTCCCTGACCGAAAGGGTCTTAGCTCCGCA GCAGCAGGCTGCAGACTCCTCCAGCGATGAAGAGAAAGAGCTCAGCTCTCCGGCTCTTACTGAGCGTGTGAAGACTGAAGTCACACAAACCTACAAGAAATCCCTCCGACTCTCCTCGGACCAGATT GCCAGCCTGAAGCTGAGGGAGGGGCCAAATGACGTCACGTTCAGCATCACCACACAGTACCAAGGCACTTGTCGCTGCGAAGGCACTATTTACTTGTGGAAGTGGAACGATCAAGTTATCATTTCTGACATTGACGGAACCATCACCAA GTCGGATGTTTTTGGCCAGATTCTCCCTCAGCTGGGTAAAGACTGGACTCACAAAGGCATCGCAAAGCTCTACCACACCATACACCA GAACGGCTACAAGTTCCTGTACTGCTCGGCACGGGCCATCGGCATGGCCGGAATGACCAGGGGATACCTGCACTGGGTGAACGACAGAGGGACTATCCTGCCCCGAGGGCCGCTGATGCTGTCTCCCAGCAGCCTCTTCTCAGCTTTCCACAG GGAGGTGATCGAGAAAAAGCCGGAGAAGTTCAAGATCGAGTGTCTCACCGACATCAGGAACCTTTTCCCGCCCGACGCTCTGCCTTTCTACTCAGCCTTCGGAAACAGAGCCAGT TCAACACTAAAGGAGAGCTGA